A region of uncultured Carboxylicivirga sp. DNA encodes the following proteins:
- a CDS encoding Hpt domain-containing protein, with protein sequence MQFLEKELASSEAVKLSDEAVEKIFRTMHTIKGSAPMFGFNQLTEIAIPVEIVYRGLYDGRISIDNHIIDKTKDVVSLIQDVLNKEEDHLASIEEQKDALILFFKNIDRLNVRTND encoded by the coding sequence ATGCAATTTTTAGAAAAAGAACTTGCATCCTCCGAGGCAGTGAAACTTTCGGATGAAGCAGTTGAAAAAATTTTTCGCACCATGCATACGATTAAAGGGTCCGCACCTATGTTTGGTTTCAATCAATTAACAGAGATTGCCATTCCTGTCGAAATAGTTTATCGGGGATTATACGACGGTAGGATAAGTATTGATAATCATATTATCGATAAAACGAAGGATGTAGTATCACTAATTCAGGATGTGTTAAATAAGGAGGAAGATCATTTGGCTTCGATAGAAGAGCAGAAAGATGCATTGATTCTCTTCTTTAAAAACATTGACAGGTTAAACGTTCGAACAAATGATTGA
- a CDS encoding response regulator, translating into MAKTVLIVDDSESIREVVNFTLQNEGYDVLVGVDGEDALKFLDGRTIDIVITDLHMPNLDGLGLIRKIREMDAYKHIPILFLTTESQASKKMEAKQAGATGWIIKPFVPAKLLSAISRVLR; encoded by the coding sequence ATGGCTAAAACAGTTCTTATTGTTGATGATTCTGAAAGTATTCGTGAAGTTGTCAACTTTACTCTTCAAAATGAAGGCTATGATGTATTAGTTGGTGTTGATGGTGAAGACGCTCTAAAATTTTTAGATGGTCGTACCATTGATATTGTAATTACTGATTTACACATGCCTAACCTTGATGGTCTTGGATTGATTCGTAAGATTAGAGAAATGGATGCATACAAGCACATTCCAATTTTGTTCCTTACTACAGAATCTCAGGCATCAAAGAAGATGGAAGCAAAACAAGCCGGTGCTACAGGATGGATTATTAAACCATTTGTACCTGCAAAATTATTAAGTGCAATTTCTCGTGTATTACGATGA
- a CDS encoding methyl-accepting chemotaxis protein, producing the protein MKNIKLNIAQKLLWGFGVILVLVIINGIWTYTTLTSSKNLNSKLTGIYSPSSEKLSHLSMMITNSKMLVRSWVFIDKQSDTPDKIKLKDLHETEYPQLQGEIKSFYEEWEPADVTEANVIFHDIDSLFQMQQYVMSSLDSFAAYEDVMVLFEVEPQVQDGGEIIVLSDEITAKLDKLADKYVTASDNALGKTNSRFTLLQWVIFIMSILVVVGATATAYLLYNAIVSPLNKGVRFAKAIGDGDLTAKVDVHQNDEIGDLAKALAVMADQLKKTVITIKENANDLVTSSTQLKSSSMQLSKGSADQAASAEEVSTSIEEMVANIDQNTDNAIETEKITVETAKDVGVADELSSQAASVMKTVSEKITIISDIAFQTNILALNAAVEAARAGEHGRGFSVVAAEVRKLAERSKLAADEIVSLVKTGLNVSQKAGAKSKALVPDIEKTTQLIKEISAASMEQKTGAEQINLAMQQLNMITQENASSSDELTQSSDQLANLADNLHEAVSFFKIGDEEELVPETKQESKPVEVQKPAKAAAPANKTIEEKKVTAKKDNPFSNFDKDFDLDNYEKF; encoded by the coding sequence ATGAAGAATATCAAACTGAATATTGCCCAAAAATTACTTTGGGGATTTGGTGTCATTCTGGTACTAGTTATTATAAATGGTATCTGGACATACACCACGTTAACCTCTAGTAAAAATCTGAATAGTAAATTAACAGGTATTTACTCTCCGTCATCAGAAAAGTTAAGTCATCTATCTATGATGATTACTAACTCAAAAATGCTTGTGCGTAGTTGGGTTTTTATTGATAAACAATCTGATACGCCAGATAAAATCAAGCTTAAAGATCTGCATGAAACAGAGTATCCACAATTGCAAGGTGAAATTAAATCCTTCTACGAGGAATGGGAGCCTGCTGATGTTACAGAAGCAAATGTGATATTTCATGATATCGATTCATTATTTCAAATGCAGCAGTATGTGATGAGTAGTCTGGATTCATTTGCTGCTTATGAAGATGTAATGGTTCTTTTTGAAGTGGAGCCTCAGGTTCAGGACGGTGGTGAGATCATCGTTCTAAGTGATGAGATTACGGCCAAATTAGATAAGTTGGCCGATAAGTATGTTACAGCCAGTGATAATGCACTGGGAAAAACCAATAGCAGGTTTACATTATTACAATGGGTTATTTTTATAATGAGCATATTAGTTGTTGTAGGTGCTACTGCAACCGCTTATTTGCTTTATAATGCAATTGTAAGTCCTTTAAATAAGGGTGTTAGATTTGCTAAGGCTATTGGTGATGGTGATCTTACTGCAAAAGTAGATGTTCACCAGAATGATGAAATTGGTGATTTGGCTAAAGCATTAGCTGTAATGGCCGATCAGTTAAAGAAGACTGTAATCACCATCAAAGAGAATGCAAATGACCTTGTGACTTCAAGTACACAATTGAAATCAAGTTCGATGCAATTGTCCAAAGGTTCAGCTGATCAGGCTGCTTCTGCCGAGGAGGTATCAACCTCAATAGAAGAGATGGTTGCCAATATTGATCAGAATACTGATAACGCTATTGAGACTGAAAAGATTACCGTTGAAACAGCAAAAGATGTAGGAGTAGCTGATGAACTTTCAAGTCAGGCAGCATCTGTTATGAAAACGGTTTCTGAGAAAATCACCATCATTAGTGATATTGCTTTCCAAACAAATATTCTTGCTCTAAATGCAGCTGTTGAGGCAGCTCGTGCCGGTGAGCATGGAAGAGGTTTCTCTGTTGTGGCTGCTGAAGTTCGTAAACTGGCAGAAAGAAGTAAGTTAGCTGCTGATGAAATTGTTTCGTTAGTAAAAACAGGTTTAAATGTATCTCAAAAAGCCGGGGCGAAATCAAAAGCTTTAGTTCCTGATATTGAAAAAACCACTCAGTTGATTAAAGAGATTTCTGCAGCAAGTATGGAGCAAAAAACCGGTGCTGAGCAGATTAATCTTGCAATGCAACAGTTGAACATGATTACTCAGGAAAATGCATCATCATCAGATGAGTTAACACAGAGTTCTGATCAGTTAGCTAATTTGGCAGATAATCTGCACGAGGCAGTGAGCTTCTTTAAGATTGGTGATGAAGAAGAGTTAGTGCCAGAAACTAAACAAGAATCAAAACCGGTAGAAGTGCAGAAGCCTGCTAAAGCTGCTGCGCCTGCAAACAAAACTATAGAAGAGAAAAAGGTTACCGCTAAAAAAGATAACCCATTCTCTAACTTTGATAAGGATTTTGATCTGGATAACTACGAAAAATTCTAA